From one Shewanella sp. GD04112 genomic stretch:
- the aguA gene encoding agmatine deiminase — translation MTNANVDATQLTTKPSADGFYMPAEWAAQQAVWMIWPYRPDNWRSAGAYAQATFAKVADAIGGATPVYMGVPQAFLAEAQKVMPSHVTLVEIDSNDCWARDTGPTVVVNAEGECRGVDWGFNAWGGHNGGLYFPWDKDEQVAAQMLKQHGFARYSAPLILEGGSIHVDGEGTCMTTAECLLNANRNPELTKEQIEALLRDYLNVKQFIWLEEGVYMDETDGHIDNMCCFARPGEVILHWTDDETDPQYPRSKAALDVLQNTVDAQGRKLKIHLLPQPGPLYCTEEESKGVTEGTGVPRTAGERLAGSYVNFLITNDRIVFPLLDPATDDIAAQKLQEIFPKHKIVGVPAREILLGGGNIHCITQQIPSGK, via the coding sequence ATGACAAACGCGAATGTGGATGCCACGCAGTTAACGACTAAGCCATCAGCAGATGGTTTTTATATGCCCGCCGAATGGGCGGCGCAGCAAGCCGTATGGATGATTTGGCCATATCGTCCTGATAACTGGCGCTCTGCAGGTGCTTATGCTCAAGCGACCTTTGCTAAGGTGGCCGATGCTATTGGTGGGGCAACTCCCGTTTATATGGGTGTGCCTCAGGCCTTTTTAGCAGAAGCTCAAAAAGTGATGCCTTCCCACGTGACTCTGGTCGAAATCGACAGTAACGACTGCTGGGCTCGCGACACTGGACCTACTGTGGTGGTTAATGCCGAGGGCGAATGCCGTGGTGTGGATTGGGGCTTCAATGCTTGGGGTGGCCACAACGGTGGTCTGTATTTCCCATGGGATAAAGACGAACAGGTTGCCGCACAAATGCTCAAGCAACATGGTTTTGCCCGTTATAGTGCGCCGTTGATCCTCGAAGGTGGCTCTATCCATGTCGATGGTGAAGGCACCTGTATGACTACGGCCGAATGTTTACTTAACGCCAACCGTAACCCAGAACTGACGAAAGAGCAGATCGAAGCCTTACTGCGTGACTATTTGAATGTTAAGCAGTTTATCTGGTTGGAAGAGGGCGTTTATATGGACGAAACCGACGGCCATATCGACAACATGTGTTGTTTTGCGCGCCCTGGTGAAGTGATCCTGCACTGGACCGACGATGAAACCGATCCACAATACCCACGCTCGAAAGCCGCGTTGGACGTGTTGCAAAACACGGTTGACGCCCAAGGTCGCAAGTTAAAAATTCACCTGCTGCCACAACCGGGTCCTCTGTATTGCACCGAAGAAGAATCAAAAGGCGTGACAGAAGGCACTGGCGTACCGCGCACTGCGGGCGAGCGCTTAGCGGGTTCTTATGTGAACTTTTTAATCACTAACGATCGTATCGTATTCCCACTGCTTGACCCTGCAACCGACGATATCGCCGCGCAAAAACTTCAGGAAATTTTCCCTAAGCACAAGATTGTGGGTGTGCCCGCGCGGGAGATTTTATTAGGTGGCGGCAATATCCACTGTATTACCCAGCAGATCCCTTCTGGAAAGTAA
- a CDS encoding 3-hydroxybutyrate dehydrogenase, whose translation MRPAMPVFKAWIKDCDWILKHRETSNMAVEHSSLKGKVGLITGSTSGIGLATAHVLAEQGCHLILHGLMPEAEGRRLAAEFAEQYHIHTYFSNADLRDPESIHAFMDAGVKALGSIDILVNNAGIQHTENVAHFPIDKWNDIIAINLSSAFHTIQQAVPAMAEKRWGRIINIASVHGLVASVNKAAYCAAKHGIVGLTKVVAIECAEQGITVNAICPGWVDTPLINKQIEAIASNKGLSYDEAKYQLVTAKQPLPEMLDPRQIGEFVLFLCSSAARGITGASLAMDGAWTAQ comes from the coding sequence GTGCGCCCCGCGATGCCTGTGTTCAAGGCATGGATAAAGGACTGTGACTGGATTTTAAAGCATCGGGAGACAAGCAATATGGCGGTTGAACACTCAAGCTTAAAGGGCAAGGTAGGGCTGATCACCGGCTCCACCAGTGGTATTGGTTTAGCAACGGCCCATGTGTTGGCGGAGCAAGGTTGTCATCTGATCCTGCATGGATTAATGCCAGAAGCCGAGGGGCGGCGCCTTGCGGCGGAGTTTGCCGAGCAATATCATATTCACACTTATTTCAGTAACGCCGATCTGCGGGATCCCGAGAGCATTCATGCTTTTATGGATGCTGGCGTTAAGGCATTGGGTAGTATTGATATTTTGGTGAATAACGCCGGTATTCAACACACTGAAAATGTTGCGCATTTCCCCATTGATAAATGGAACGACATTATCGCCATTAACCTATCCTCGGCATTTCATACCATTCAACAAGCCGTGCCTGCGATGGCCGAAAAGCGTTGGGGCCGCATTATCAATATCGCCTCGGTGCATGGCTTAGTAGCCTCGGTCAACAAGGCGGCCTATTGTGCGGCTAAACACGGGATTGTCGGCTTAACCAAAGTCGTGGCTATCGAGTGCGCCGAGCAGGGGATTACCGTCAATGCGATTTGCCCTGGCTGGGTGGATACGCCGCTGATCAACAAGCAGATTGAGGCCATCGCCAGCAATAAGGGTTTAAGTTACGACGAAGCTAAGTACCAGCTCGTCACGGCAAAACAACCCCTGCCAGAGATGCTCGACCCACGTCAGATTGGCGAGTTTGTGCTGTTTTTATGTAGCAGTGCGGCGCGGGGAATTACGGGCGCATCGCTGGCTATGGATGGCGCCTGGACCGCGCAATAG
- a CDS encoding CoA transferase subunit A, which yields MSGLNKVVTSYADALAGLEDGMTVIAGGFGLCGIPENLIKEIKHKGTKNLTVVSNNCGTTEYGLGILLLDKQIKKMIASYVGENANFEAQMMSGELEVELTPQGTLAEKMRAAGAGIPAFYTATGYGTDVAIGKEVKEFNGRHYILEESITGDFAIVKAWKADTFGNLVFRRTARNFNPLAATAGKITVVEVEEIVEPGQLDPDEIHTPGIYVDRLIQGSFEKRIEQLTTRPSSK from the coding sequence ATGTCTGGATTGAATAAGGTGGTTACCAGCTACGCCGATGCGTTAGCGGGACTCGAAGATGGGATGACGGTGATCGCGGGCGGCTTTGGCCTTTGCGGTATTCCTGAAAATCTCATCAAAGAAATCAAACACAAGGGCACAAAAAACCTGACCGTCGTCTCCAATAACTGCGGCACCACGGAATACGGGCTTGGGATCTTACTGCTCGATAAACAGATCAAAAAAATGATCGCCTCCTATGTGGGTGAAAATGCCAACTTCGAGGCGCAGATGATGTCTGGCGAACTGGAAGTCGAACTCACACCGCAGGGCACGCTGGCGGAAAAAATGCGGGCGGCGGGCGCGGGCATTCCGGCTTTTTATACCGCAACAGGCTATGGCACTGACGTCGCAATAGGTAAAGAAGTCAAAGAATTCAATGGTCGCCATTACATTCTTGAAGAATCCATTACAGGCGACTTTGCCATAGTCAAAGCCTGGAAGGCCGACACCTTCGGCAATTTAGTCTTTCGCAGAACCGCCCGTAACTTCAATCCCCTTGCCGCCACAGCGGGCAAGATAACCGTGGTGGAGGTGGAGGAAATTGTCGAGCCGGGTCAATTAGATCCCGATGAAATCCATACGCCCGGCATCTATGTCGACCGACTTATCCAAGGCAGCTTCGAGAAACGTATCGAGCAACTGACTACCCGTCCCTCCAGCAAATAG
- a CDS encoding 3-oxoacid CoA-transferase subunit B: MALSREQLAQRVAQELKDGYYVNLGIGIPTLVANYIPEGIEVMLQSENGLLGMGPFPTMEEVDADLINAGKQTVTMARGAALFDSAESFAMIRGGHVDLTVLGAFEVDTQGNIASYMIPGKLIKGMGGAMDLVAGADNIIVTMTHASKHGESKLLTECTLPLTGKGCIKKVLTDLAFIEIKEGKFHLLERAPGVSVEEIIKLTAGELVVPEHVPEMMFSE, from the coding sequence ATGGCACTTTCAAGAGAACAACTCGCCCAGCGCGTCGCCCAAGAACTCAAAGATGGCTATTACGTGAATCTCGGTATTGGTATCCCCACACTGGTGGCCAACTATATTCCCGAAGGCATTGAAGTGATGCTGCAATCCGAAAATGGTCTGTTAGGGATGGGGCCTTTTCCGACCATGGAAGAGGTCGATGCCGACTTAATCAATGCCGGAAAACAAACCGTGACTATGGCAAGGGGCGCCGCCCTCTTCGACTCGGCCGAGTCCTTTGCGATGATCCGCGGCGGCCATGTGGATCTCACCGTATTAGGCGCCTTTGAGGTCGACACTCAGGGCAATATTGCCTCCTATATGATCCCGGGCAAATTAATTAAGGGCATGGGCGGCGCCATGGATCTTGTCGCCGGCGCCGACAATATCATTGTGACCATGACCCACGCCTCAAAACACGGTGAATCTAAGCTATTAACCGAGTGCACCCTGCCGCTAACAGGTAAGGGCTGTATCAAAAAAGTGCTGACGGATCTGGCCTTTATCGAAATCAAAGAAGGCAAATTTCATCTGCTCGAACGTGCGCCTGGCGTGAGTGTCGAGGAAATTATCAAGCTCACCGCAGGCGAATTGGTGGTACCTGAGCATGTCCCAGAGATGATGTTTAGCGAATAA
- the metE gene encoding 5-methyltetrahydropteroyltriglutamate--homocysteine S-methyltransferase, whose translation MQLNSLGFPRIGRRRELKFALEKYWRGESTQAELHEVAKELRRTHWQWQVAAGIEQVPVGDFAFYDQVLTLSATLNAIPDRHRGEGAIDLDTLFRVARGRAPTGTDAPASEMTKYFNTNYHYLVPELKQDQVFSIAYEQFFDEVAEAQALGYQAKPVLLGPVSYLYLAKTVGQDFDKLSLLPNLLKAYADILARFAAQGVTWVQLEEPILALELTADWQAAISEAYQALKTAQVKILLTSYYGSISHHQALVSALPVAGLHLDLVTAPEQLALFANALRSDQILSAGVVNGRNVWAAEVDLIVERIGSVARDLCSQDGARLWIGTSCSLLHSPVDLEVETTLTPALRQQLAFAKQKLLELANVRQLLQAPESVAAKEIVNTCLARREAKAQAADAKVIARVAALTQADYERVSEFTERQAVQQRKYRLPLLPTTTIGSFPQTPAIRGLRSRWRKGELSDAQYTEQLQQVTRDTIDRQLKLGIDVLVHGEAERNDMVEYFGEQLEGVGFTKNGWVQSYGSRCVKPPLIYGDVSRPKAMTVEWAEFAQSLTDKPVKGMLTGPVTILHWSFAREDINRDTIATQLALAIRDEVVDLQNAGIGIIQIDEPAFREGLPLKQSEWQAYLDWAVNAFKLSAAGVVDETQIHTHMCYSEFNDTIAAIAAMDADVITIETSRSRMELLNAFEDFEYPNEIGPGVYDIHSPNTPSVEAMVHLIEKAAQKVPVRQLWVNPDCGLKTRTWDEVEPALKNMVDATRELRRRLG comes from the coding sequence ATGCAATTAAACAGTCTTGGTTTTCCCCGTATCGGGCGTCGTCGTGAACTGAAATTTGCCCTCGAAAAATACTGGCGTGGTGAGAGCACTCAAGCTGAACTGCATGAGGTGGCCAAGGAGTTACGTCGTACCCATTGGCAATGGCAAGTCGCCGCAGGGATCGAGCAAGTACCAGTGGGTGATTTTGCCTTTTACGATCAAGTGTTAACCCTGAGTGCAACCCTTAACGCCATCCCAGATCGCCACCGCGGCGAGGGTGCTATCGATCTTGATACCTTATTCCGCGTTGCCCGTGGCCGTGCACCAACTGGCACCGATGCGCCAGCCTCGGAAATGACGAAGTATTTCAACACTAACTATCACTACTTAGTGCCAGAGCTTAAGCAAGATCAAGTGTTCTCTATCGCCTATGAGCAGTTTTTTGATGAAGTGGCCGAGGCACAGGCGCTGGGTTATCAAGCCAAGCCCGTATTGTTAGGCCCTGTGAGTTACTTGTATCTGGCCAAAACCGTGGGTCAGGATTTCGATAAACTCAGCCTATTGCCCAATCTGTTAAAGGCCTATGCCGACATTCTTGCGCGTTTTGCCGCGCAGGGCGTGACTTGGGTACAGCTTGAGGAGCCAATCCTAGCACTCGAATTAACCGCCGATTGGCAAGCGGCGATTAGCGAAGCTTATCAAGCGCTTAAAACGGCTCAAGTGAAGATTTTACTCACCAGTTACTATGGCAGCATTAGTCATCATCAGGCGCTGGTTTCCGCGTTGCCGGTGGCGGGTCTGCACCTCGATTTAGTGACTGCCCCTGAACAATTGGCCTTGTTTGCCAATGCCTTAAGATCAGATCAAATTCTCTCAGCGGGTGTAGTTAATGGCCGTAACGTGTGGGCGGCAGAGGTTGACCTGATTGTCGAGCGTATCGGTAGTGTTGCCCGAGACTTATGCTCACAAGACGGCGCGCGCCTATGGATTGGCACCTCATGCTCACTGCTGCACAGCCCTGTGGATTTAGAGGTAGAGACAACCCTCACGCCAGCGTTACGTCAGCAGCTCGCATTTGCTAAGCAAAAGCTGTTGGAACTGGCCAATGTGCGCCAATTGTTACAGGCTCCAGAGTCTGTTGCCGCCAAAGAGATAGTTAACACTTGTTTGGCACGCCGTGAGGCTAAGGCACAGGCTGCGGATGCAAAAGTGATCGCCCGTGTCGCTGCGCTCACCCAAGCTGACTATGAACGTGTGAGCGAATTTACTGAGCGCCAAGCGGTACAGCAGCGCAAGTATCGTTTGCCATTGCTGCCCACGACCACGATTGGCTCATTCCCACAAACGCCCGCCATTCGTGGTTTACGTAGCCGCTGGCGCAAAGGGGAGTTAAGCGATGCCCAATATACCGAGCAGTTGCAGCAAGTGACCCGCGATACCATCGACCGCCAACTTAAACTCGGTATCGATGTGCTAGTACACGGTGAGGCCGAGCGTAACGACATGGTGGAATACTTCGGCGAGCAGCTCGAAGGCGTGGGCTTTACCAAAAATGGTTGGGTGCAGAGTTATGGTTCTCGCTGCGTTAAGCCGCCATTGATTTATGGTGATGTGAGCCGCCCGAAAGCGATGACAGTAGAGTGGGCCGAATTCGCCCAAAGCCTGACGGACAAACCCGTCAAAGGTATGTTAACGGGTCCGGTGACGATTCTACATTGGTCGTTTGCCCGTGAAGATATCAACCGCGATACCATTGCCACCCAATTGGCGCTGGCGATTCGTGATGAAGTGGTGGATTTACAAAATGCAGGCATTGGCATTATCCAAATTGATGAACCAGCCTTCCGCGAAGGTCTGCCATTAAAGCAAAGCGAGTGGCAAGCTTACTTAGATTGGGCAGTGAATGCCTTTAAACTGAGTGCGGCGGGTGTTGTGGATGAAACCCAAATCCACACCCATATGTGCTACAGCGAGTTTAACGACACGATCGCCGCCATTGCCGCCATGGATGCGGATGTGATCACCATCGAGACCTCGCGTTCACGTATGGAACTGCTCAACGCCTTTGAAGATTTTGAATATCCAAATGAAATTGGCCCAGGCGTTTACGATATCCATTCGCCAAATACGCCAAGTGTTGAGGCCATGGTGCACCTTATCGAAAAAGCGGCGCAAAAAGTGCCTGTGCGCCAACTCTGGGTTAACCCCGATTGCGGCCTGAAGACCCGCACTTGGGATGAGGTAGAACCCGCGTTGAAGAATATGGTCGATGCGACCCGCGAACTGCGTCGCCGCCTTGGCTAA
- a CDS encoding LysR family transcriptional regulator, which translates to MIELRHLRTLMALKESGSLAGAAKKRFVTQSALSHQIKELEQRINSPIFVRKSKPLSFTQEGARLLHLAEEILPKVLETETDLKNGLETETNQLRVGIECHSCFRWLMPVMEQFRQDHPQAELDLSSRHLFDSLNALEMGELDIVLTSDPVPGHSLAYQHLFDFEVKLVVAKDHPLAKEAYVTPKQLARLPIISYPVPLARLDIYRHFLEPAGVEAGEQKTCDLTMMLLQRIACKDGIAALPNWSINEGHGLSLAAVKLGQEGLKRPLFGAYRRHSANSALVQNWLQLVASEGLARQQKSN; encoded by the coding sequence ATGATCGAACTAAGACATCTGCGAACCTTAATGGCACTGAAGGAAAGTGGCAGCTTGGCGGGCGCAGCCAAAAAACGTTTTGTCACTCAATCGGCTCTCTCCCATCAAATTAAGGAGTTAGAGCAACGAATTAACTCGCCCATTTTTGTGCGTAAAAGCAAACCCCTCTCTTTTACTCAGGAAGGCGCACGCCTGTTGCACCTCGCCGAGGAGATCCTGCCTAAGGTGTTAGAGACGGAAACGGATCTGAAAAATGGCCTAGAGACAGAGACCAATCAACTCAGAGTGGGGATTGAATGCCACAGCTGTTTTCGCTGGTTAATGCCAGTGATGGAGCAATTTAGGCAAGATCATCCGCAGGCCGAGTTAGATCTGTCGAGCCGTCACCTGTTCGATTCGCTCAATGCCTTAGAAATGGGCGAACTCGATATAGTGCTGACCTCGGATCCCGTGCCTGGGCACTCGCTCGCCTATCAGCATTTGTTTGATTTTGAAGTGAAGTTAGTGGTTGCCAAGGATCATCCCTTAGCGAAAGAAGCCTATGTTACGCCTAAGCAATTGGCGCGTTTACCCATAATCAGCTACCCAGTGCCACTGGCGCGTTTAGATATTTACCGCCACTTTTTAGAACCCGCAGGTGTTGAGGCGGGTGAACAAAAGACCTGCGATTTGACCATGATGCTATTGCAACGCATCGCCTGTAAGGACGGTATCGCCGCCCTGCCCAACTGGTCAATCAATGAGGGACATGGCTTGAGCCTCGCCGCCGTTAAACTCGGCCAAGAAGGCTTAAAGCGCCCACTATTTGGTGCCTATCGCCGCCACAGCGCGAACTCGGCCTTAGTGCAAAACTGGCTGCAACTGGTGGCAAGCGAAGGCTTAGCGCGTCAGCAAAAATCCAATTAG
- a CDS encoding HDOD domain-containing protein has protein sequence MTDLEQQVFTQVRAIIANEEQVIGRRGILIPLKKAILAEGDIRNVIDIISSDPALAAHMLMRSNSAQASGVVNPKSRSLKDALIRLGQVNIYRYAFTFYLKERLDELPQPYKKLVQGYWKLTENIATDAVDSLVDMPDVEVDPDEVQTLALFSVFGQIIALTAFAYLNASSEQSFPLSVIKSLIDNQQQTLTIEAFEALDLDQDLRQEFMIAHNLRQTRNQNSPGLILRRVLSMRGMLLNPL, from the coding sequence ATGACAGATCTTGAGCAACAGGTTTTTACTCAAGTGAGAGCCATCATAGCGAATGAAGAGCAAGTGATCGGTCGCCGTGGGATCTTAATTCCACTCAAAAAAGCGATCCTTGCCGAAGGCGACATTCGTAATGTGATCGATATTATTTCGAGCGATCCCGCATTAGCTGCCCACATGTTGATGCGCAGTAATTCGGCGCAGGCTTCAGGCGTCGTAAATCCTAAATCTCGTTCCTTAAAAGACGCCCTGATCCGTTTAGGCCAGGTCAATATTTATCGTTATGCCTTCACCTTCTACTTGAAAGAACGCCTCGATGAACTCCCCCAACCCTATAAGAAGTTGGTACAAGGTTATTGGAAACTCACGGAAAATATCGCTACCGACGCGGTCGACAGCCTAGTCGATATGCCGGATGTTGAAGTTGATCCCGATGAAGTACAAACCTTGGCGCTGTTTAGCGTATTCGGGCAAATCATTGCCTTAACTGCTTTTGCATACTTAAATGCCAGCTCTGAGCAATCTTTCCCGTTAAGCGTGATTAAGTCATTGATTGATAATCAGCAGCAGACCTTAACCATCGAAGCCTTTGAGGCTTTAGATCTCGATCAGGATCTGCGCCAAGAGTTTATGATCGCCCATAATCTGCGCCAGACCCGTAATCAAAATTCTCCCGGGTTGATTCTACGCCGTGTGCTCTCGATGCGCGGCATGTTACTCAACCCGCTCTAG
- a CDS encoding TonB-dependent receptor produces the protein MGTHPTKIALLIGSLCSFSVIAPAVAADDASVAKVDEHIVVIGRSDKTPLNIAANVNVIDAAAIEQSGATSLTEVLRGQSGIQLSDNNIGTSFAMRGFSASSAVNNTLILLDGRRLNNIDIAAPSLNAIPLNLIERVEILSGSAGVLYGDQAVGGVINIVTKSPENTGGSVQLSGGSFNTYEGRGDVSGAINKDWHYFLTGSYNQGDNYRKHNANETGSILGRIQYKTATDSFFVETSYYDDDRENPGALTPKQFKENPRQSSNSSEYVHEMTTAARSGYQHQLNQNWALAADLDYSDTLVSSLNWGAGSHNTRSLLMFSPKALANYSTRQGELNLVTGLDISRGKAEFDSMARSNVQEMQSAYLQATVPLSHTLSYVVGGRYARVTDDLVDGNVYPNGIDLDEDATAFEFGLNYRPSAEHRFYLRGDENFRFAKVDEQAYTPKDVYGLKPQTGRSYEAGWDWTVASQSLRVSLYRLDLEDEIVFDPSAEKPVGGSFQGANVNADASRRYGASADWDWQVTQALTLGLEYNYIDAEFTDGVNDGKQLSWVAEHTGRGYVSMDFAEHFQVFAEAIYTGDRFIEGDNANQGDKLSSYVLGNLALNYTRDAWLASLRIDNLFDKEYVSSGYYAGGEYDGYYTGRGRDIRLTVGYRF, from the coding sequence ATGGGAACACATCCAACTAAAATCGCGCTGCTGATCGGCAGCCTTTGCAGCTTTTCTGTTATCGCCCCCGCCGTGGCGGCCGATGATGCCAGCGTTGCCAAAGTCGATGAGCATATTGTCGTCATTGGCCGTTCAGACAAGACCCCCTTAAATATTGCCGCTAATGTGAATGTGATTGATGCCGCTGCGATTGAGCAGAGTGGCGCAACCAGCTTGACCGAAGTGTTACGTGGTCAAAGCGGTATTCAGCTATCCGACAATAACATTGGTACTAGTTTCGCGATGCGTGGCTTTAGCGCGAGCTCTGCGGTTAACAACACCTTGATTTTGCTCGATGGTCGCCGCTTAAATAATATCGATATCGCCGCGCCTAGCCTGAATGCGATTCCGCTCAATTTAATTGAGCGTGTTGAAATTCTATCGGGCAGTGCCGGCGTGCTCTATGGCGACCAAGCGGTAGGCGGGGTGATCAACATTGTAACTAAATCGCCTGAGAATACGGGCGGCAGCGTGCAATTATCCGGCGGCAGCTTTAATACCTACGAAGGTCGCGGCGATGTGTCGGGCGCCATCAATAAAGATTGGCACTATTTCCTGACCGGTAGCTACAACCAAGGCGATAACTATCGTAAGCATAATGCCAATGAAACTGGCTCTATCTTAGGCCGTATTCAATATAAAACTGCCACAGATTCTTTCTTCGTTGAAACCAGCTATTACGATGATGACCGCGAGAATCCTGGGGCGTTGACCCCTAAGCAGTTCAAAGAAAATCCACGTCAGTCTTCTAATAGCAGCGAATATGTTCATGAGATGACCACTGCGGCGCGCAGCGGTTATCAGCATCAGCTTAACCAAAACTGGGCCTTGGCGGCGGATCTGGATTACAGCGATACCTTAGTGAGCTCATTAAACTGGGGGGCGGGTAGCCATAATACTCGCTCGCTGCTGATGTTTAGTCCTAAAGCGCTTGCTAATTACAGCACCCGTCAAGGTGAGCTAAATCTAGTCACAGGTTTGGATATCAGCCGCGGTAAGGCAGAGTTTGACTCTATGGCGCGCAGCAACGTGCAGGAAATGCAGAGTGCTTACCTGCAAGCCACAGTGCCATTAAGCCACACCTTAAGCTATGTGGTGGGCGGACGTTATGCGCGGGTGACCGACGATCTGGTCGATGGCAATGTGTATCCAAACGGTATCGATTTAGATGAAGATGCGACCGCATTCGAGTTCGGTTTAAATTACCGTCCGAGCGCCGAGCACAGATTCTATCTGCGTGGTGATGAAAACTTCCGTTTCGCTAAGGTCGATGAGCAAGCTTACACCCCGAAAGATGTGTATGGCTTAAAGCCGCAGACGGGCCGCTCCTACGAGGCTGGTTGGGATTGGACTGTTGCTAGCCAAAGCCTACGCGTCAGCCTATATCGTCTCGATTTAGAAGATGAAATCGTCTTCGACCCGAGTGCTGAAAAACCTGTTGGTGGCAGCTTCCAAGGCGCCAACGTCAATGCCGATGCTTCACGTCGCTATGGCGCGAGTGCCGATTGGGATTGGCAGGTCACTCAAGCCCTTACCTTAGGTTTGGAATATAACTATATCGATGCCGAATTTACCGATGGGGTGAATGATGGCAAGCAATTGTCTTGGGTGGCTGAGCATACGGGACGCGGTTACGTTAGCATGGATTTTGCCGAGCATTTCCAAGTGTTTGCCGAGGCGATTTACACGGGCGATCGTTTTATCGAAGGCGATAACGCTAACCAAGGCGATAAATTATCTAGCTATGTTTTAGGTAATCTGGCCCTGAACTATACCCGTGACGCTTGGTTAGCGAGCCTGCGTATCGATAACCTGTTTGATAAAGAGTATGTCAGTTCTGGCTATTATGCTGGTGGAGAATATGACGGCTATTACACGGGCCGAGGTCGTGATATTCGCTTGACTGTGGGTTACCGCTTCTAA
- the rihA gene encoding pyrimidine-specific ribonucleoside hydrolase RihA: protein MSRPIILDCDPGHDDAIALILALAHPELNPLAVTTSAGNQTPDKTLNNALRILTLLNRSDIPVAGGAVKPLSRELMIADNVHGETGLDGPALPAPSFQPQAVNAVELMAEKIRQSDKPVTLVPTGPLTNIALLLASHGELHAKIERIVLMGGAAGVGNWTPAAEFNIFVDPEAADIVFKSGIPITMCGLDVTHQAQIMDEDIERIRAIPNPVAKCVAELLDFFMIYHRDPKWGFVGAPLHDPCTIAWLLNPALFDAQDCWVGIETQSELTLGMTVVDRYQLTGKSANATVLFGIDRQGFVDLLVDSLAAYTPTYLNRR, encoded by the coding sequence ATGAGTCGTCCGATTATTTTGGATTGCGATCCAGGCCATGACGATGCTATCGCGCTCATTTTAGCCCTCGCCCATCCAGAGCTAAACCCACTGGCCGTGACCACCAGCGCCGGCAACCAAACCCCTGATAAAACCCTCAATAACGCCCTGCGGATCTTAACCCTGCTCAATCGCAGCGATATTCCGGTCGCGGGCGGCGCGGTTAAACCCTTAAGCCGTGAATTGATGATTGCCGACAACGTTCACGGTGAAACAGGGCTCGATGGCCCGGCATTGCCTGCACCGAGTTTTCAACCTCAAGCCGTGAATGCGGTCGAGCTGATGGCCGAGAAAATCCGCCAAAGCGATAAGCCAGTAACATTAGTGCCTACTGGGCCGCTCACCAATATCGCGCTGCTACTCGCCAGCCATGGCGAGTTACACGCCAAGATTGAGCGCATAGTGTTGATGGGTGGTGCCGCCGGGGTTGGTAACTGGACACCCGCCGCCGAGTTTAATATTTTTGTCGACCCAGAGGCGGCCGATATCGTCTTTAAATCCGGAATTCCCATCACCATGTGCGGCCTCGATGTTACCCATCAGGCACAGATCATGGATGAAGATATCGAACGTATTCGCGCTATTCCGAATCCCGTGGCTAAGTGTGTCGCCGAGTTGTTGGATTTCTTTATGATTTACCATAGAGATCCTAAATGGGGCTTTGTCGGCGCGCCGCTGCATGACCCTTGCACTATCGCTTGGTTACTTAACCCCGCATTGTTTGATGCCCAAGACTGCTGGGTCGGCATTGAAACCCAAAGCGAGTTAACACTGGGGATGACGGTAGTCGACCGCTATCAACTGACAGGCAAATCCGCGAATGCGACAGTGCTATTCGGCATTGATAGACAGGGCTTTGTTGACTTGTTAGTTGACAGCTTAGCGGCCTACACACCAACCTATCTCAATCGCAGATAA